The Daphnia pulex isolate KAP4 chromosome 3, ASM2113471v1 genome includes a region encoding these proteins:
- the LOC124191194 gene encoding uncharacterized protein LOC124191194, whose amino-acid sequence MQNIPLWNQSRLPCPSTSAHKVDLSLSTQFQGIMFSFLKNSSEESQKLKESFVLMTSEIVLLKQFLYKIAAVFHHDKSYKVLKQIYKTVDKFLEADVVSDLTSFLEQHTVCFANVMFVAPKPKYEYIQVRLQGTVRLLAHILCLCQYYGSIMVQKMSIGHFVNIVTISMSFAARIWALSLHMMYLLMKMYHGISQIFKTKGLIPDSTVAFLPEDHILPLSLEHWLNSDETLKDIHPLLKRKQESKQTATKSEIWQSIKIDDYEREQLVQLKELVTTSTVTQIGKNSSEHSSSVEVLSLEKMQSSIATDIGELVMRNTFVSVKKGKKKRAKKLNGNKLEN is encoded by the exons atgcaaAATATTCCATTGTGGAACCAGTCACGCCTGCCCTGTCCTTCTACTTCTGCTCATAAAGTAGACTTATCATTATCAACTCAATTTCAAg GAATCATGTTTAGCTTTCTAAAGAATTCTTCTGAGGaatcacaaaaattaaaagaatctTTTGTGTTGATGACTTCAGAGATTGTTCTCTTAAAGcaatttttatacaaaattgcTGCAGTTTTTCATCATGACAAAAGCTACAAGGTGCTGAAGCAAATTTATAAAACTGTGGATAAGTTCTTAGAAGCTGATGTGGTATCAGATCTAACAAGTTTTTTAGAACAGCATACTGTTTGCTTTGCTAACGTAATGTTTGTTGCACCCAAACCAAAGTATGAATATATTCAAGTGCGACTGCAAGGAACTGTCAGATTGCTGGCACACATTCTTTGTCTTTGCCAGTATTATGGTTCAATAATGGTCCAAAAGATGAGTATAGGGCACTTCGTGAATATAGTTACCATTTCCATGTCATTTGCTGCCAGAATTTG GGCATTATCACTTCACATGATGTACTTGCTAATGAAAATGTATCATGGTATcagccaaattttcaaaactaaGGGATTAATACCTGATAGTACTGTAGCCTTCCTTCCAGAGGACCACATACTACCACTTAGTCTGGAACACTGGCTAAACTCAGATGAAACTCTCAAGGACATTCATCCACT gttgaagagaaaacaagagaGTAAACAAACTGCCACCAAATCAGAAATTTGGCAATCAATTAAGATTGACGATTACGAACGGGAACAGCTTGTGCAATTAAAGGAACTTGTGACTACCTCCACCGTAACGCAGATTGGAAAAAACAGTAGTGAACATTCATCAAGTGTTGAAGTATTGTCACTGGAAAAAATGCAATCTAGTATTGCTACTGATATTGGAG AGCTGGTGATGCGTAACACGTTCGTATCAGTCAAAAAAGGCAAGAAGAAACGAGCTAAGAaattaaatggaaataaattagaaaactga